The Montipora foliosa isolate CH-2021 chromosome 1, ASM3666993v2, whole genome shotgun sequence DNA segment tgtaaaggTCAATTTATGCATTGTGGAAGCACCAGACACTGTTTTTATGCATGCATCAATGTCTATAGCTTGGAGGCAGTGATAGGTAGAGGACAAGCAGGCAGGAATAGCTTTGATGTTCTTAAAGACCTTGATAATTATGGTGCACATTGATTTTGACTGAGACAGTTTGTCTGTTGTAGGTCTGCGTCTGGTGTGGATGGAAGTGAAGTCATCAATCACAAGGACAAGTTGCCATTGATGTTGGATAGCATCATTTATTAGCTCAGAAATCTTTTGGTGGTTACTGTTGGACAAATGATTGAGCAAATTAACAGCCAATTTTCTACAGCACGACCCTCCCATTTGTCTAACAGTGTCCAAACCATGTTGGTTTAAGTTTGACTGGTGGAGAAAAATTGCATTGTCAGTCTGTAGCCAATAACAGACTTGGCTAAGGCCAAAGCATAACGTGTACAGTATGGCTACTGTCCTTTGTTGATTAGTCTTTATTCTGTCTTCTGAGTGTCTTTCACTTGTCATGGCAGCAAGTACGGTATCGAAAATTGTCGTGGCCCCTGCTGAAATGCAAAATGCTTTGAATTCCTCAGGATCATAGATTGGGGCTTGTGAACTGATTGTAAACTCATGGTACATTTTTTCCTTTAGTCGCTGTAACTCTTCCTTAAGGTCACACCCTGGAAATAAACAGCGAGGAGTTTATTAAATATTCACGCATCAGTAAACTGCTTTTgtcattggcattgacaaataAAGTTAAGTCCTTACgttgagacagttgcttaaaATTATGTGCCACTTCCTCCAGCAGTAGGCCGGGGGGTAAGAGGGTACCACAGGGTCCTcgaagaatttctccaaaacaagtATTTTGCACACTCCATGTACTCAGATCAATAATAGCAGTCCGAGGGAATGATTCAGCTTGACTTTGAGCGTGAGCTATTTCTTGCGTCTGTGAGCTAGTGGACCTTCCCTGGGCGGCCTGCTGACGCCTTGACGTCCCGGACTTTTGGGGTCTTCCTTTCCCGCGTGGAACGCACAAAAATTTTCCCGCCAGCTAGAATAAAAGTACAGCCTTGCTTAGCTTACACAAATTGTTACACTTTGTTGCGAAATGGCGTTTTTACTTAcgtgaaaaaatgttttgccggTTCTCTTGAAATTGGCCAATGCTCTTCTGCAGGTACCACACAGGAACTTTTTACCAGGTTCATGGGGTGATTCTCCCTCGAGGGGGCCAAAACAAGCAAACAGATCATCCGAAACTGCGCGGAATTTTCTTCGTTCAGCTTTTAGATTGCTTGATTTTTTCCGCAAACTGAACACTTGAAAACATCTTTTCTACCTTCAATAGACACAATTATTGccatcaaaacaaaatattgcAGCAGtggcgccattttgttttccgcGATCACGTCTTTATGGCTCAGCGGCCACGCGCCTGCGCATGCATAATTCCATCCTGTTCTTGTTGAAGCGTTTGGACCATTGATGACCATTTGGTCAAGAACCAGCTGGGGAGTTTCGTAACCAATGCTTGTATCTTGGAAGGGTATTCGAAGATTTGCAGACTTGATAGATGCGTTTTGGCTATGTCTACTTGCTGTAGAAAATCACTGAAGTCTCTAAGGCCTTGCGCATCATTGTTAGCGATTTTCGGCCAGTTAGCTAGTTTGTTCTCGAAGTCTGTGGCCACAATGGCGCTGCGACCGAAACGCTGTTTAAGTTTCTTGCGGGCTTCATTGTAGGCAATTTCAGGGCTTGCGCCGACCATGTATTGAAGTTGTTCAACGACCTCCTTTGCTTTTCCGTCTAAGAGCTGGAAGAGAAGGTAAAGCTTTTGTTGTGCGCTGACCGGTGCGGAATCAATCAGAGCGTCGAAGGCGGTTGCCCAGATAAAGAATCTTGTGTCGGTTTCTTCTCCTGTGAAGATGTCCGGTTTGGCTTGTGGGAGTCTTTGCAACTGGGTGACCTTAGCCAAGGCCTCTGTGATTTGAGAGACGTTATCAGATCTTGGACGAGCTTGGTTACCCGGGTGGTTGAGATGCTGGGTATAAGGACTT contains these protein-coding regions:
- the LOC138005122 gene encoding uncharacterized protein; translation: MSHYPTYAISSVQHTSPKTFQLHKEGDTLTPQSSPPIVYPDIRPSPYTQHLNHPGNQARPRSDNVSQITEALAKVTQLQRLPQAKPDIFTGEETDTRFFIWATAFDALIDSAPVSAQQKLYLLFQLLDGKAKEVVEQLQYMVGASPEIAYNEARKKLKQRFGRSAIVATDFENKLANWPKIANNDAQGLRDFSDFLQQVDIAKTHLSSLQIFEYPSKIQALVTKLPSWFLTKWSSMVQTLQQEQDGIMHAQARGR